A part of Prolixibacteraceae bacterium genomic DNA contains:
- the ccsA gene encoding cytochrome c biogenesis protein CcsA, with protein sequence MKAVIKAIGSTTLTGFLFILIAMALGMATIVETLYDTATAQIWIYNATWLEVVYLIFSINLLINIFRFKLLKNKKIALWMFHISFLLIILGGAATRYFSHEGMLHLREGETTHRYLSSDNTLSLTVDNNTEERTIKLSPYAFNHHSISCEDIKVSISNYQTGVEKTLEATPNGQGYLKLMIIQNFHSETSIIGQGEVIHVGKQTVGFSATTQNPTVSIQNTDNKLSIKSDASIRVRTMSKDHLSDNTIKHELPLFPKRVYQIDDLQIVLMDYVPSGRIKAKRSQNGMYTAVDATISTKQMSKEVTLFNITGLPLSQQNFLIGSHNIQIGLGQKERTLPFDLKLKDFILERYNGSNSPAAYRSIMELNDTKNNLHKEVEISMNNTLHHQRYRFYQTSYDQDEKGTILTVNTDYWGTLITYLGYFLMILGMLLALFTPNSRFQKLLKRSVAPVLLLITLLSSPLSSKASNSKEDVIEDFSKIWVQSHDGRIKPISTLSNDFLRKVMWKTSYKGKQPEEVLFGIMANPQAWSQENIIKVTPYIAGLINVDKKYANYQDFFDTQTHRYKLIELVNQAYQKAPNQRHQKDKDVIKIDERVNIFNLARTQSLLKTFPSKENVHSLWKAPTDFTDKAAKPEQLFLRGIWDLIIKEYQNNNYDKAIYYLNSITTYQKKNYNDLPSEMMNKLERRYTKSNIFLKIFPLYLILGFVFLFICFIKILGNSPYTKRFEIVLFSLLLIPFLLHTVGMVMRGIISGHMPWSNGYESMLYVAWTMMLAGLIFARKNPIIISGAAFLTGITLFVAHLSWMNPEITFLVPVLKSHWLTFHVAIITASYGFIGISMFIGIVNMILSLMTNSRNQDRIRQTIQQLTDINEASMILGLYLLTIGTFLGGIWANEAWGRYWGWDPKETWSLVTIIVYSFVTHMRMIPAFKGVFAFNVASIFSFSSILMTYLGVNYYLTGLHSYGSGEAGNISYYSLLAVLFLVVICVMAHKKYRKFHTNP encoded by the coding sequence ATGAAGGCAGTAATAAAAGCAATAGGCTCAACCACCTTAACCGGTTTTCTCTTTATTCTCATAGCCATGGCATTGGGAATGGCAACCATTGTAGAGACGCTATACGACACAGCGACTGCTCAGATATGGATATATAATGCCACTTGGCTTGAAGTTGTATATCTCATATTCTCGATAAACCTCCTCATCAACATCTTTAGATTTAAATTACTCAAGAATAAGAAAATAGCACTATGGATGTTTCACATATCATTTCTATTGATTATTTTAGGAGGAGCAGCCACACGTTACTTCAGTCACGAAGGCATGCTACATTTAAGGGAGGGAGAAACCACTCATCGCTATTTATCTTCGGATAACACGCTCTCATTAACGGTTGACAATAACACAGAAGAGAGAACCATCAAACTCTCTCCTTATGCCTTTAACCACCACTCCATCTCTTGTGAGGACATAAAAGTTTCCATCTCCAACTACCAAACAGGAGTGGAGAAAACTCTTGAGGCTACACCTAATGGTCAAGGATACTTAAAGTTGATGATTATCCAGAATTTCCATTCCGAGACATCAATCATAGGCCAAGGTGAAGTGATTCATGTAGGCAAACAAACTGTAGGCTTTAGTGCAACAACTCAAAATCCTACTGTCTCCATTCAGAACACTGATAATAAGTTGTCGATAAAAAGTGATGCCTCTATTAGGGTACGAACAATGTCTAAAGACCATCTTTCAGATAATACGATCAAGCACGAACTTCCGCTATTTCCCAAACGAGTTTATCAAATAGATGACCTTCAGATAGTACTAATGGATTATGTACCTAGTGGACGCATCAAAGCAAAGAGATCACAAAATGGAATGTATACGGCTGTTGATGCCACAATATCAACAAAACAGATGAGTAAAGAAGTTACACTCTTCAATATCACAGGATTGCCATTATCTCAACAAAACTTTCTTATTGGTTCCCACAATATCCAAATTGGCTTGGGACAAAAAGAGCGTACGCTTCCTTTTGATTTGAAACTAAAAGATTTCATTTTAGAGCGATACAATGGATCGAATAGTCCTGCCGCTTATAGAAGTATCATGGAACTAAATGACACAAAAAACAACCTGCATAAAGAGGTAGAGATAAGTATGAATAACACGCTCCATCATCAACGTTATCGCTTCTATCAAACATCATATGATCAAGACGAGAAAGGAACGATCCTCACAGTCAACACAGATTATTGGGGAACTCTTATCACCTACCTTGGTTATTTCCTAATGATTTTAGGAATGTTATTGGCGCTATTTACTCCAAACTCTAGGTTCCAGAAATTACTAAAAAGATCTGTTGCACCAGTGCTACTACTGATCACTTTATTGTCCTCTCCCCTCTCTTCGAAAGCAAGCAATTCGAAAGAAGATGTTATTGAAGATTTTAGTAAAATATGGGTACAGAGTCATGATGGCCGAATTAAACCTATAAGTACGCTGTCCAATGACTTTCTAAGAAAAGTGATGTGGAAAACATCTTATAAAGGAAAGCAACCAGAAGAGGTGCTGTTTGGGATTATGGCCAACCCACAAGCATGGAGTCAAGAGAATATTATTAAAGTAACACCATATATTGCAGGATTAATAAATGTAGATAAGAAATATGCGAACTATCAAGATTTCTTCGATACACAAACCCATCGATATAAGCTTATAGAGCTTGTCAATCAAGCATATCAGAAAGCACCCAACCAGAGACACCAGAAAGACAAGGATGTCATCAAGATTGATGAAAGAGTAAACATCTTTAATCTGGCTAGAACACAATCGCTATTAAAAACGTTCCCTTCTAAAGAGAATGTACACTCTCTATGGAAAGCGCCTACGGACTTCACAGATAAAGCAGCGAAGCCAGAACAACTGTTCTTAAGAGGCATATGGGATCTGATCATTAAAGAGTACCAAAACAATAATTACGATAAGGCAATCTACTATCTCAATTCGATAACCACATATCAGAAAAAGAACTATAATGATCTTCCATCAGAGATGATGAATAAGCTAGAACGAAGGTATACTAAATCCAATATCTTCTTAAAGATATTTCCACTATATCTTATACTCGGTTTTGTCTTTCTTTTCATCTGTTTTATCAAGATCCTTGGTAATAGTCCCTACACAAAGCGATTTGAAATAGTACTATTCTCACTTCTTCTGATCCCCTTTCTTCTACATACCGTAGGAATGGTTATGAGAGGGATCATCTCAGGACATATGCCATGGAGTAACGGCTATGAATCGATGCTCTATGTTGCTTGGACCATGATGCTTGCTGGACTTATATTTGCAAGAAAGAATCCTATTATCATTTCAGGTGCAGCATTCCTTACGGGGATTACACTTTTTGTTGCACACTTGAGTTGGATGAATCCTGAAATCACATTTCTAGTCCCTGTATTAAAATCACATTGGTTAACTTTCCATGTAGCGATTATCACTGCCTCTTATGGTTTTATTGGGATATCAATGTTTATCGGAATTGTCAATATGATCCTCTCTTTGATGACCAATTCCAGGAATCAAGATAGAATTAGACAAACGATCCAACAGCTGACCGATATTAACGAAGCAAGCATGATTCTAGGACTATACTTATTGACTATAGGAACCTTCCTTGGTGGGATATGGGCCAATGAAGCTTGGGGACGTTATTGGGGATGGGACCCTAAAGAGACTTGGTCATTAGTCACCATTATCGTATACTCTTTTGTAACTCACATGAGAATGATTCCTGCCTTTAAAGGAGTATTTGCATTCAATGTGGCATCAATATTTAGTTTTAGCTCAATATTAATGACTTACCTTGGTGTCAATTATTACCTTACAGGCCTCCACTCATACGGTTCAGGTGAAGCTGGAAACATCAGCTACTACTCTCTATTAGCAGTTCTTTTTCTTGTTGTTATTTGTGTTATGGCACACAAAAAATATCGCAAATTTCATACTAACCCCTAA
- a CDS encoding S9 family peptidase encodes MKLLRLLFVSMIIYAMPVMAQKDTLSLDECIVGRYTDYYPSYMSNLQWVKGSDRYYSVKEKGAQVVKDSRTMKVHKSYDLNYFNQLSEELAEMKRLPYIEWLSPTALKFKYKGKEFHILNDEIDFIIDLPKGMEDSFLSKDNSKLACSYKNNVWILTDKEKVAVTDFKQNGIVCGKTVHRNEFGIDRGLFWSPSSDKLAFYKKDESMVADYTLVDMMQEPQKTVITKYPMAGHKSHHVQVGVYNLNSKTTTYLMTDGDPEHYLTNVTWSPDGKYIYLAEVNRDQSELHWNKYNVATGEKLSTLISEKDDKYIEPLHPLFFLKKNQDNFIRWTRKDGFFHLYLYNKEGQLLKQLTKGEWEVTSFYGVDSKDRYAYFQATKESPMARNVYRVNLKTLKIDKLDSDTMGWHAPKFNANFTQMIDVYERHDIPRKVVLTTIGGNKKPKVMLKAEDTLAKKNIGEESVFTIKAADNTTDLYCRMIKPLDFDPNKKYPVVVYVYGGPHAQLVQDRWHYSTRWWQFYMAQQGYIAFTLDNRGSANRGKDFEQVIHRNLGINETADQMKGVDYLKSLSYVDPTRIGVHGWSFGGFMTMNLMFRHPDVFKVGVSGGGVVDWNLYEVMYGERYMDTPQQNPEGYKECNMTNHLKDLKGKLLLIHGAMDSTVVMQHSYKMLRKAIKEGKQLDYFVYPTAPHNVRGKDRIHLMRKVSDYFIDNL; translated from the coding sequence ATGAAATTATTAAGACTATTATTTGTGTCTATGATTATCTATGCTATGCCTGTAATGGCACAAAAGGACACCCTATCTCTAGATGAGTGTATCGTTGGTCGATACACGGATTATTATCCCTCTTATATGTCTAATTTACAGTGGGTGAAAGGTTCTGATCGATACTACTCTGTGAAGGAAAAAGGAGCGCAGGTAGTGAAGGATAGTCGTACAATGAAAGTTCATAAGAGTTATGACCTTAACTATTTTAATCAACTAAGCGAAGAGTTGGCTGAGATGAAGCGCCTTCCATATATCGAGTGGTTGTCTCCGACGGCATTAAAATTTAAGTACAAAGGAAAAGAGTTTCATATTCTAAATGATGAAATAGATTTTATTATTGACCTACCGAAAGGGATGGAAGATAGTTTTTTATCCAAAGATAATAGTAAGCTAGCTTGTAGCTATAAAAATAATGTCTGGATCTTAACCGATAAAGAGAAGGTTGCAGTAACTGATTTTAAACAAAATGGTATTGTTTGTGGTAAAACAGTACACCGTAATGAGTTCGGTATTGACAGAGGACTGTTTTGGTCTCCCTCTTCTGATAAATTGGCTTTTTATAAGAAAGATGAGTCAATGGTTGCGGACTACACCCTTGTGGATATGATGCAAGAGCCTCAGAAGACCGTAATCACTAAATATCCTATGGCAGGGCATAAGAGCCATCATGTACAAGTAGGTGTTTATAACTTAAACTCTAAGACGACGACATATCTGATGACTGATGGTGATCCTGAGCATTACTTGACAAATGTAACTTGGAGTCCTGATGGTAAGTATATCTATTTGGCAGAAGTAAATAGAGACCAAAGTGAACTTCATTGGAATAAGTATAATGTTGCTACAGGAGAAAAGCTGTCTACCCTGATTTCAGAAAAAGACGATAAGTATATTGAACCATTACACCCTCTATTCTTTTTAAAGAAGAACCAAGATAACTTCATACGTTGGACACGTAAAGATGGTTTCTTCCATCTATATCTGTATAACAAAGAGGGGCAACTTCTAAAACAATTAACTAAAGGTGAATGGGAAGTTACATCATTTTATGGTGTGGATAGCAAAGATCGTTATGCTTATTTCCAAGCAACCAAAGAGAGTCCTATGGCTCGTAATGTATATCGTGTCAATCTAAAGACGTTGAAGATCGATAAGTTGGATAGCGACACAATGGGATGGCACGCTCCTAAATTCAACGCTAACTTTACACAGATGATCGATGTGTATGAGAGGCATGATATTCCTCGTAAAGTGGTTCTTACGACAATAGGGGGCAATAAGAAGCCTAAAGTAATGCTTAAGGCAGAAGATACATTGGCAAAGAAAAACATTGGTGAAGAGTCTGTATTTACCATTAAAGCGGCGGACAACACCACGGATCTATACTGTAGGATGATCAAACCATTAGATTTTGATCCGAATAAGAAATATCCTGTAGTTGTCTATGTTTATGGTGGCCCTCATGCTCAATTGGTCCAAGATAGATGGCACTATAGTACTAGATGGTGGCAGTTTTATATGGCACAACAAGGCTATATTGCATTTACACTTGATAATCGTGGTTCTGCAAATAGAGGAAAAGATTTTGAACAAGTTATTCATCGTAATCTAGGAATTAACGAAACGGCGGATCAAATGAAAGGGGTTGACTATCTAAAGAGTCTCTCTTATGTTGATCCAACTCGTATTGGAGTTCACGGATGGAGTTTTGGTGGATTTATGACAATGAACCTAATGTTTAGACATCCTGATGTATTTAAAGTTGGTGTATCTGGTGGTGGTGTTGTAGATTGGAATCTATATGAAGTGATGTATGGAGAGCGTTATATGGACACACCACAGCAGAATCCAGAAGGGTATAAAGAGTGTAATATGACCAACCACTTAAAAGATTTAAAAGGGAAGCTTCTTTTGATTCATGGTGCTATGGACTCTACTGTTGTGATGCAACACAGTTATAAGATGCTTCGTAAAGCGATTAAGGAAGGGAAGCAGTTAGATTATTTTGTCTATCCAACCGCACCTCATAATGTTCGAGGTAAAGATCGTATTCATTTGATGCGTAAAGTGTCTGATTATTTTATTGATAATTTATAA
- a CDS encoding AraC family transcriptional regulator gives MGKIIFYNELDISQEIATLETKPINLRNGKSVQESSYGSIETHRINVTEGLTIYSYKVQVNSPCFYRTEISEMRNVHIVLSDNNNDGKIFTPNDILIDNSGFVLFYNQHSLLEYKLPEDVELKWVEIVIDDPLQLRRSLQKSSYLDGFFYSKNPMEMCTSIDERLHDEYNQIKELIADAENQQILLKSKGFALLNEVLLSLERQKSDMGKYSQYDIQKIFTVKALLLEDLANPPSLEYLAENSGMSISKLNRLFKVVFGKPPYSFYSDYRMEEAYRLLRMGRNTVSEVGYKLGYSNLSKFSAAFKKHHDLLPRNIKGMTSD, from the coding sequence ATGGGGAAGATAATTTTTTATAACGAATTAGACATAAGTCAGGAAATCGCGACTTTAGAAACAAAACCGATCAATTTAAGAAACGGTAAATCTGTACAAGAATCTTCGTATGGTTCCATTGAGACGCATAGGATCAATGTTACGGAAGGACTTACGATTTATTCTTATAAGGTTCAGGTAAACAGTCCATGTTTTTACAGGACTGAAATTTCTGAAATGCGAAACGTTCATATTGTTCTTTCGGACAATAATAATGATGGAAAGATTTTTACACCAAACGACATTTTGATTGACAATTCAGGTTTTGTCCTTTTTTACAATCAACACAGTCTTTTGGAGTATAAACTTCCAGAAGATGTTGAATTAAAATGGGTAGAGATTGTTATTGACGACCCACTTCAACTACGACGTAGTTTACAGAAAAGCTCATACCTAGATGGCTTCTTTTATTCAAAGAATCCAATGGAGATGTGTACGAGCATTGACGAAAGACTACATGACGAATACAATCAAATTAAAGAGCTTATCGCAGATGCGGAGAACCAACAAATTCTTCTAAAATCGAAAGGATTTGCTTTACTTAATGAGGTTCTATTGTCATTGGAAAGACAGAAGTCCGATATGGGTAAGTATAGCCAATACGACATTCAGAAGATCTTTACCGTTAAGGCACTTCTTCTAGAGGATTTAGCAAATCCACCTAGCTTAGAGTATCTTGCGGAAAATTCAGGAATGAGTATCAGCAAGCTGAACCGTCTCTTTAAAGTAGTGTTCGGAAAACCACCTTATTCGTTCTATTCAGATTACAGAATGGAAGAGGCTTATAGACTCCTAAGAATGGGGCGTAACACAGTTTCAGAAGTAGGATATAAACTTGGATATTCAAATTTATCTAAATTTTCTGCTGCTTTTAAGAAACATCATGACCTACTTCCGCGTAATATTAAAGGAATGACGTCGGATTAA
- the bamE gene encoding outer membrane protein assembly factor BamE: MSRKVSKELDGLTVKQVMAHYGKPAMKYLDRDSCWVYVFDKSKRLKSQPISGGNFHATQMKISSTTRTDHYYVEFDENQRVKNVRIKSDYN, encoded by the coding sequence ATGTCACGTAAGGTCTCTAAAGAGCTGGATGGTCTGACCGTTAAACAGGTAATGGCCCACTATGGTAAACCTGCGATGAAGTACTTAGATCGTGACTCTTGTTGGGTATATGTATTTGATAAATCGAAAAGACTTAAAAGCCAACCTATCTCTGGTGGAAATTTTCATGCTACACAAATGAAAATATCTTCAACAACGCGTACAGATCATTATTATGTAGAGTTTGATGAAAACCAGAGGGTTAAGAATGTTCGCATTAAATCGGATTACAATTAG
- a CDS encoding BCCT family transporter, with the protein MDKKQKETTKKKDIGIILDFPGKKKTTDKKYVRSDKKSFFGIKANGNVFIGSLVIILSLIIATVVVGKPIEGWFANTQKWMSNNFGWFFIMAINFFLIFALIIGGGKFGKLRIGGENAESDFSTTAWFAMLFSAGMGIGLLFYSVAEPIMHFGGTPFNDGADKIAAAKTAMGVTFLHWGLHAWAVYAIVGLALAYFTFNKKLPLTIRSIFYPVLGEKIYGRWGDLIDIISVSATMFGLATSLGVGVQQANAGLAYVFGVDFSNEWQIGLIVFITFLATMSLVLGLDKGIRRLSEWNVRLAMALLIFVLLAGPTLFILKSFGQNIGFYLSNLLSMSTFTESYKGISEASHWQSGWTITYWAWWISWSPFVGIFIARISKGRTIREFVLGVLLVPTVVTFLWMTVFGGSALHQELMGNHDISEAVNENVATAIYHLLENFPFTKAACILTILLVGSFFVTSSDSGSMVVDMLTSGGKLDSPVGQKVFWASTEGAVTIVLLVGGGLTALQTATLLTALPFAVVILIMCYNLYKVLNHDYNKIEYLKKRERQKKLTAKIVSDVEDRLED; encoded by the coding sequence ATGGATAAGAAACAAAAAGAGACAACCAAAAAGAAAGACATTGGTATTATACTAGACTTTCCGGGAAAGAAAAAGACTACAGATAAAAAGTATGTTCGCTCAGATAAAAAGAGCTTTTTCGGAATCAAAGCGAATGGCAATGTATTCATTGGCTCACTAGTTATTATCCTTTCGCTGATAATTGCAACGGTGGTAGTTGGTAAACCTATCGAAGGATGGTTTGCAAATACACAGAAGTGGATGAGTAACAACTTCGGTTGGTTCTTTATCATGGCCATCAATTTCTTCCTTATCTTTGCACTGATTATTGGTGGTGGTAAGTTTGGGAAACTAAGGATTGGAGGAGAGAATGCTGAATCTGACTTTAGTACCACAGCGTGGTTTGCAATGCTATTTAGTGCAGGGATGGGAATCGGACTACTATTCTATAGTGTGGCGGAGCCGATCATGCACTTTGGAGGCACACCATTTAATGATGGGGCAGATAAGATTGCGGCAGCCAAAACGGCTATGGGTGTAACATTCCTTCATTGGGGATTACATGCATGGGCAGTGTATGCTATCGTTGGACTTGCATTGGCATATTTTACTTTTAATAAAAAACTGCCCTTGACAATACGTTCTATTTTCTATCCTGTTTTGGGTGAGAAGATCTACGGTCGTTGGGGTGATCTGATTGATATTATCTCAGTATCAGCAACCATGTTTGGATTGGCAACTTCTTTAGGAGTTGGAGTGCAACAGGCTAATGCTGGACTAGCTTATGTGTTTGGAGTTGATTTCTCTAACGAATGGCAAATAGGGTTAATTGTATTTATTACGTTCTTAGCAACCATGTCATTGGTACTTGGACTAGATAAAGGAATTCGCCGATTGAGTGAGTGGAATGTTCGTTTGGCAATGGCCTTATTGATTTTTGTACTTTTGGCTGGACCCACCCTATTTATTCTGAAATCTTTTGGACAGAACATTGGGTTCTACCTTTCGAATCTACTTAGCATGAGTACTTTTACGGAGAGCTACAAAGGGATTAGTGAGGCATCACACTGGCAAAGTGGATGGACTATTACTTACTGGGCATGGTGGATTTCATGGTCTCCATTTGTTGGTATTTTTATTGCGCGTATTTCAAAAGGACGTACCATTAGAGAGTTCGTATTGGGGGTACTATTGGTACCTACAGTGGTAACTTTCCTTTGGATGACTGTTTTTGGAGGAAGTGCATTACACCAAGAGTTGATGGGTAATCATGATATATCAGAGGCAGTAAATGAGAATGTAGCGACGGCTATTTATCACCTATTGGAGAACTTCCCATTTACAAAAGCTGCTTGTATTCTAACCATCTTGCTTGTGGGTAGTTTCTTTGTAACGTCATCGGATAGTGGTTCTATGGTTGTGGATATGCTTACCTCGGGAGGTAAACTAGACTCACCTGTAGGGCAGAAAGTATTTTGGGCATCCACAGAGGGAGCTGTAACGATCGTTCTTCTTGTAGGAGGAGGATTGACAGCACTTCAAACGGCAACCCTTCTTACAGCGCTTCCTTTTGCGGTAGTAATACTGATTATGTGTTACAACCTATACAAGGTACTTAACCATGATTACAATAAGATTGAGTATCTAAAGAAGAGAGAACGTCAAAAGAAACTTACTGCGAAGATAGTTAGTGATGTTGAAGATCGTCTAGAAGACTAA
- a CDS encoding MarR family transcriptional regulator, translating into MNYKSVIILIRRIVRSINLESKKIEKDYGVSIPQVLCLEFLKDSPSYQASQKSIRDHLKLNSSTVTGIISRLEKRGMLAKLPKTGDKRVTMLTLTSIGYDLLEKTPDLLQHRLSSKLKNVSESDLTKINEALTTLVEMLEIEDVGSSALLTGLEIINDPNMTLEDPNANPTPQ; encoded by the coding sequence ATGAATTATAAAAGCGTAATTATTCTGATTCGAAGAATTGTACGTTCAATCAATCTCGAATCAAAGAAAATAGAAAAAGATTACGGGGTCAGCATCCCTCAAGTTCTTTGTCTTGAGTTTCTTAAAGATAGCCCAAGCTATCAAGCATCTCAAAAAAGCATCAGAGACCACCTGAAATTAAACTCTAGTACCGTAACTGGAATTATCTCTAGACTAGAGAAACGAGGAATGCTTGCTAAGCTTCCAAAAACAGGAGACAAGAGGGTAACAATGCTTACACTTACCTCCATAGGTTACGATCTTTTAGAGAAAACACCCGATCTACTTCAACACCGACTGTCAAGTAAGTTGAAGAATGTATCAGAATCAGATCTTACAAAAATCAATGAAGCACTAACAACCCTTGTCGAGATGCTTGAGATTGAAGATGTTGGATCATCTGCGCTACTTACAGGATTGGAAATCATTAACGATCCCAATATGACATTGGAAGATCCTAATGCAAATCCCACTCCACAATAG
- a CDS encoding dicarboxylate/amino acid:cation symporter has protein sequence MNVKLKKLLTNLGFQILVAMLIGIGVGAAMGKDASIFAPLGSIFIQLIKMLVIPLVTVSIIAGASSLGATKKAGKVGISTVLYFLLTTAVAVSLGIFLGEVFQPGVGLDAEAVKNAFPPEDYTGAAATPGFWDIMIGMIPANPIESLVSGNILQIIFFGLFLGIAISTLPEQKKTPIVNGLNYITEAFIWMIKIVMYTAPIGVFGLIANATGTFGFDLLKMVFNLVWVNLIGVALLLLVLYPLTLKLFSNLSVRKFFSKMTKPQIVAFSTASSMATLPVNMEVCEDELGVSKQTSSFVLPLGATINMTGNALYYALVAIFFAQMFEIPLGAPQYIAIILTATVGSIGQAGVPGPTLLVVAVLVAAKIPLEGLPLLYALDRIFDMVRTSVNITGDAACAVIVDRFNK, from the coding sequence ATGAATGTAAAGCTAAAAAAACTACTAACGAACCTTGGATTTCAGATCTTAGTGGCTATGCTAATTGGTATTGGTGTAGGTGCAGCTATGGGGAAAGACGCAAGCATCTTTGCTCCACTTGGATCAATCTTTATTCAACTTATTAAAATGCTAGTAATCCCACTAGTGACGGTCTCTATCATTGCAGGAGCATCGTCTTTGGGAGCTACAAAAAAAGCAGGTAAAGTAGGTATTTCAACCGTACTGTATTTTCTTTTAACCACAGCAGTAGCTGTGAGCTTAGGAATATTCCTAGGAGAAGTGTTCCAACCAGGAGTAGGACTCGATGCAGAAGCGGTAAAGAATGCCTTCCCACCTGAAGACTATACTGGAGCAGCTGCAACACCAGGTTTTTGGGATATCATGATCGGAATGATCCCAGCAAACCCTATTGAATCATTAGTATCAGGAAATATTCTTCAGATCATCTTCTTTGGTCTTTTCTTAGGAATAGCAATATCAACGCTACCTGAACAGAAGAAGACGCCAATCGTAAACGGACTAAACTACATTACAGAAGCATTCATATGGATGATCAAAATTGTGATGTACACAGCTCCTATTGGTGTATTTGGTTTGATTGCCAATGCCACAGGAACTTTCGGATTCGACCTTCTAAAAATGGTGTTCAACCTAGTATGGGTAAATCTTATTGGTGTAGCGCTACTACTACTGGTACTGTATCCTTTAACACTGAAACTATTCTCTAATCTATCGGTTAGAAAGTTCTTCTCTAAAATGACAAAACCACAGATCGTGGCTTTCTCTACTGCCTCTTCCATGGCAACACTACCTGTAAATATGGAAGTATGTGAAGATGAGTTAGGCGTTTCGAAACAGACATCTAGTTTTGTACTACCATTAGGTGCAACCATCAATATGACGGGAAATGCACTATACTATGCATTGGTAGCAATCTTCTTTGCTCAGATGTTTGAAATCCCTTTAGGTGCACCACAATATATCGCCATAATCCTTACTGCAACAGTTGGATCTATTGGACAAGCTGGGGTTCCTGGACCAACACTATTGGTAGTTGCGGTACTGGTAGCAGCAAAGATACCATTGGAAGGGCTTCCACTACTATATGCACTAGATAGAATCTTTGATATGGTACGTACTTCTGTGAATATTACAGGAGATGCTGCATGTGCAGTAATTGTGGATCGTTTCAACAAATAA